One genomic segment of Leptolyngbya sp. CCY15150 includes these proteins:
- a CDS encoding cofactor assembly of complex C subunit B translates to MTKPDQTLVLRRLPIWVGGLAGTLLMVNRLVTPVLTESQARADVLGVIACAVLILTGLLWQRVQPRSPDAVELVGEEGFELDPTLPDDIKTELAWASHLLLTNTVTRSLVVYYDGHTILRRGILGTVPQVTPGTIVQRVMTTQKPVYLVKLDLYPGRVEFNYLPDNTQGVICQPLGDRGVIILGANVPRSYTAQDEAWVSGLSDKLALTLQDRVSCGQQG, encoded by the coding sequence ATGACGAAGCCGGATCAAACCTTAGTATTGCGTCGTCTACCCATTTGGGTGGGTGGCTTGGCTGGCACGCTGCTGATGGTGAATCGCTTAGTCACTCCGGTGTTAACAGAATCTCAGGCCAGGGCAGATGTGCTGGGCGTGATTGCCTGTGCGGTGTTGATCTTAACAGGCCTCTTGTGGCAACGCGTGCAGCCGCGATCGCCCGATGCGGTCGAGCTGGTGGGAGAGGAAGGATTTGAGCTGGATCCCACCTTGCCAGACGACATCAAAACCGAGCTGGCCTGGGCATCCCATCTGCTGCTCACCAACACCGTGACGCGATCGCTGGTAGTTTACTACGACGGCCACACGATCCTGCGACGGGGTATTTTGGGAACGGTTCCCCAGGTAACGCCGGGAACCATTGTGCAACGAGTGATGACCACTCAGAAGCCAGTGTATTTGGTGAAGCTGGATCTTTATCCTGGACGGGTTGAATTCAACTACTTGCCTGACAATACCCAAGGGGTGATCTGCCAACCCCTAGGCGATCGCGGTGTGATCATCCTCGGAGCCAATGTTCCCCGTAGCTACACCGCTCAGGATGAAGCCTGGGTCTCGGGTTTGTCCGACAAACTTGCCCTAACGCTGCAAGACAGGGTTAGTTGTGGTCAACAGGGATAA